Proteins from a genomic interval of Pseudomonadota bacterium:
- a CDS encoding ABC transporter permease — protein MNSSSTHTQESVLIIEPGRTEKNYWADLWRYRELFLILAWRDISVRYKQTIIGILWAIIRPFLTMVVFTIIFGRIAKLPSDGSAPYALLVFAAMLPWSLFSNALSESSNSLISNANLIGKVYFPRLIIPAATLVTAFIDFLISFIILIGMMVYYQFAPGWHMLLLPFFIILALLASLGPGLWITALNVKYRDFRYIIPFVVQFGLYVSPVGFSSKIVPEQWRLLYNLNPMVGVIDGFRWCILGGNSPIYVPGFLLSLAIIAFFLWLGISRFRKTEKTFADLI, from the coding sequence ATGAATTCATCTTCCACACATACACAAGAATCGGTGCTCATCATTGAGCCCGGCCGCACGGAGAAAAACTACTGGGCCGACCTATGGCGATATCGTGAACTATTTCTGATTCTGGCCTGGCGGGATATCTCCGTACGCTACAAGCAGACCATCATCGGGATTCTCTGGGCAATCATCAGGCCTTTTCTTACTATGGTCGTCTTCACCATCATTTTTGGCCGCATTGCCAAACTCCCCAGCGACGGAAGCGCCCCATATGCCCTTTTGGTCTTTGCCGCCATGCTCCCTTGGTCTCTTTTTTCAAACGCCCTGAGTGAATCGTCCAACAGTCTGATCAGCAACGCCAATCTAATCGGCAAGGTTTACTTCCCCAGATTGATCATTCCCGCGGCGACCCTGGTAACCGCTTTCATCGATTTCCTCATCAGTTTCATTATCCTGATCGGAATGATGGTCTATTATCAATTCGCACCCGGCTGGCACATGCTGTTGCTGCCGTTCTTCATCATCCTGGCCTTGCTGGCCAGCCTGGGACCCGGTCTCTGGATTACCGCGCTCAATGTGAAATACCGTGATTTCCGCTATATCATCCCGTTTGTGGTGCAGTTCGGTCTTTATGTTTCTCCGGTAGGATTCAGCAGCAAAATTGTTCCGGAACAATGGCGACTGCTATACAACCTCAATCCCATGGTGGGGGTCATCGACGGTTTCCGTTGGTGTATCCTGGGCGGCAACAGCCCGATTTATGTTCCTGGCTTCCTGCTCAGCCTTGCCATCATCGCCTTTTTTCTCTGGTTAGGCATATCCCGTTTCCGCAAGACGGAAAAAACATTTGCAGATCTGATATAG